The proteins below come from a single Rosa rugosa chromosome 2, drRosRugo1.1, whole genome shotgun sequence genomic window:
- the LOC133732324 gene encoding LOW QUALITY PROTEIN: leucine-rich repeat receptor protein kinase HPCA1-like (The sequence of the model RefSeq protein was modified relative to this genomic sequence to represent the inferred CDS: deleted 1 base in 1 codon; substituted 1 base at 1 genomic stop codon), producing the protein MPICHKVMGFATRVFRLFLLIPFCFFAAEGTVQEYNAIWTLRDEWGINPRSWVGSDPCGDWNGINCTNSWITAITLPDMRLKGGLPSDIETLSELQILNLAFNEDLKGQLQASIGNLIKLETLILDGCRFSGPIPATIGSLKQLSYLSLKNNRFSGPIPPSIGNLANLVFLDLSDNMLGDSIPVSNGTAPGLDMLNKTQHFHLSNNQLSSSIPPQLFSSNMSLIHLIFDRNNFTGNNKLTGPVPNLTLMDSLNYVDMSNNTFDASDIPNWFSTLKFLTTLMMENTGLQGQVPQALFSLQNLETVILKNNSLNGTLDIGANYGNQLNLIDLQKNNIADLAPIDEGSNYTLILVDNPICEGSQNNVANYCNVSPRNPSISTTPSNCAACSSRQVASPNCKCASPYTRTLVFLFVSFSNLDDVNYYKALSDNLTRSFQSKNLPVDSVSLSHPSWSSSYQLEIIIEIFPSGDQVSFNQTERSAITSVLSKQTLEGRPKFFGPYSFVVLYTNSGGSNKAVIIGTAIGGSVLLSLLVLVGLYALHQKRKADESLSGSIPLQTGISNSSASGPQLKGARLFSFEELKKCTDGFSEANDIGSGGYGQVYKGILPTGQMVAIKTLALXVKRESMQGGVEFRAEVELLSRVHHKNLVGLVGFCFEQGEQILVYEYVPNGDLRDSLSGIPWKSGIRLDWMRRLQVALGAGRGLAYLHEHANPTIIHRDIKSNNILLDKDLNAKVADFGLSKSITDSGMDHLSTQVKGTLGYLDPEYYMTQQLTDKSDVYSFGVVMLELLTARRPIMQGNYIVRVVQMTMDKSKDLYNLDDILDPFIGLGTELKGVEMFVDLAMSCVEELRHKRPRMGEVVKQIENIIQIAALNAGTNPLSTSASYEEYECKDSAEDVYSRPFDYSGRGF; encoded by the exons ATGCCCATTTGCCATAAAGTAATGGGTTTTGCCACTCGTGTGTTTCGGCTATTCCTGTTAATCCCATTCTGTTTTTTTGCAGCAGAGGGAACTGTTCAGGAAT ATAATGCTATTTGGACACTAAGGGATGAATGGGGCATCAACCCTCGAAGTTGGGTTGGTTCAGATCCTTGTGGCGACTGGAATGGTATTAATTGCACCAATTCATGGATCACTGCTAT AACATTGCCAGACATGCGTTTGAAAGGTGGGCTACCTAGTGATATCGAGACGTTATCTGAGCTACAGATTCT GAATCTGGCTTTCAATGAGGACCTGAAGGGACAGCTTCAAGCATCAATTGGAAACTTGATCAAACTAGAAACCTT AATCCTGGATGGTTGCAGATTCTCTGGTCCTATTCCAGCTACAATAGGATCTTTAAAGCAACTTTCTTATCT ATCTCTGAAAAACAATAGATTTAGTGGTCCAATTCCACCTTCCATTGGCAATCTAGCCAATCTTGTCTTTCTGGACCTATCAGACAACATGCTTGGGGATTCCATTCCAGTCTCTAATGGGACTGCACCTGGTCTTGATATGTTAAATAAAACACAGCACTT TCATTTGTCAAATAACCAGCTCTCGAGCAGCATTCCACCTCAACTGTTCAGCTCAAATATGTCTCTGATACATTT GATTTTTGACAGAAATAATTTTACTGGCAACAATAAGCTGACTGGCCCGGTGCCCAACCTTACTCTCATGGATTCCCTCAACTATGT GGATATGAGCAATAATACTTTTGATGCTTCAGATATTCCTAATTGGTTTTCAACTTTGAAGTTCTTGACAACATT GATGATGGAAAACACAGGACTTCAGGGACAAGTCCCTCAAGCCCTTTTCAGCCTTCAAAATTTGGAGACAGT GATACTGAAGAACAACAGTCTCAATGGTACATTGGATATTGGAGCAAATTATGGCAACCAATTGAACCTAATTGATCTGCAGAAGAACAACATTGCTGATCTTGCACCAATTGATGAGGGATCCAACTACACATTGAT TCTAGTTGACAATCCAATTTGTGAGGGGAGTCAGAATAACGTGGCAAACTATTGCAATGTTTCTCCTCGTAATCCCTCAATTTCAACTACACCAAGTAATTGTGCTGCCTGTAGTTCCCGCCAGGTTGCTTCCCCCAACTGTAAATGTGCATCTCCCTATACACGGACTCTAGTCTtcttatttgtttctttctcaaACTTGGATGACGTCAATTATTACAAAGCTCTCTCAGACAATCTCACAAGATCTTTTCAGTCCAAAAACCTTCCTGTGGATTCAGTTTCACTGAGTCATCCGAGTTGGAGCTCATCTTATCAACTTGAAATTATCATAGAAATTTTCCCATCCGGTGATCAAGTTAGCTTCAACCAAACAGAAAGATCAGCGATTACATCTGTTCTTAGCAAGCAGACTCTAGAGGGACGTCCAAAGTTTTTTGGACCCTACTCTTTTGTTGTTCTTTACACCAACTCTGGAG GATCAAACAAGGCCGTGATAATTGGAACGGCAATTGGTGGTTCTGTGCTCCTTTCATTATTAGTCCTTGTAGGGCTTTATGCTCTCCACCAGAAGAGGAAAGCAGACGAGTCATTGAGTGGATCGATCCCTTTG CAGACAGGGATTTCAAATAGCAGTGCTAGTGGTCCTCAACTAAAAGGAGCAAGATTGTTCTCATTTGAAGAGCTCAAGAAATGCACCGATGGTTTTTCAGAGGCAAATGATATTGGATCTGGGGGTTATGGCCAG GTGTATAAGGGAATTCTTCCAACAGGCCAAATGGTTGCCATTAAAACA TTGGCCTTGTAGGTTAAACGGGAATCTATGCAGGGAGGAGTTGAGTTCAGAGCTGAGGTTGAGCTCCTATCACGAGTACATCATAAGAATCTTGTTGGCCTTGTAGGTTTTTGTTTTGAGCAAGGAGAACAAATATTGGTATATGAGTATGTTCCAAATGGTGATTTGAGGGACAGCCTATCAGGAATTCCAT GGAAGTCCGGAATCAGGTTGGACTGGATGAGAAGACTTCAAGTAGCACTTGGTGCAGGGAGAGGTCTGGCATATCTTCATGAACATGCAAACCCAACCATCATACACCGGGACATCAAATCAAACAACATACTACTCGATAAAGATTTAAATGCAAAAGTTGCTGATTTTGGTCTCTCGAAGTCAATTACTGATAGTGGAATGGACCACTTATCTACTCAAGTTAAAGGGACACTG GGCTACTTGGATCCTGAATATTATATGACTCAACAGTTGACTGACAAGAGCGACGTGTATAGCTTTGGCGTGGTAATGTTGGAGCTGCTAACTGCTAGAAGGCCAATAATGCAAGGGAATTATATAGTGAGAGTGGTACAGATGACAATGGATAAGTCGAAAGATTTGTACAACCTTGATGATATTCTTGATCCATTCATTGGTTTAGGAACAGAGCTGAAAGGTGTAGAAATGTTTGTGGATTTGGCAATGTCTTGTGTAGAAGAATTAAGGCATAAAAGACCAAGAATGGGGGAAGTGGTGAAACAGATAGAGAACATTATACAAATTGCTGCTTTGAACGCCGGTACTAATCCATTGTCAACTTCAGCAAGTTATGAGGAATATGAGTGTAAGGACAGCGCCGAGGATGTTTACAGCAGACCCTTTGATTATAGTGGAAGGGGTTTTTGA